The following are encoded in a window of Fusobacterium perfoetens genomic DNA:
- a CDS encoding sodium-dependent transporter has product MKEKREKFSNRIGFILSCVGAAIGLGNIWLFSWKLGTFGGGAFLIPYFIFVILFSFVGLISEISFGRMMKKGVLGVGELMKKKNIPFSSVISWVPVISVSGIFTFYVIVFGWVIKYFIMYLTTDMNSINYGEYFNNFAGSSSSIVWHITAAILSIVVISFGVVKGIEKLNKIIMPLMFMIFIGLVFKSLSLPGAAEGVKYLLVPRWELLAKPVTWIMALGQAFFTVGLSGSALLVYGSYLDKDIDIPASVFHTCILDTCAALLAGFIIIPAAFAFGFKPDAGPSLLFITLPAVFSQMTGGKILGTVFFLSIIFAAVSSAVNQLEVPVEAIMEKFNLSRKKASFIVGSVLLLIGIPLDINMNLFGKFADIMSVYMIPLGAVFVLGFYFFFVGKEKVINEINEGSKYKIGAFVLNVGKYIFTPGVIIILILGFCYGSIG; this is encoded by the coding sequence TTGAAAGAGAAAAGAGAAAAGTTCAGTAACAGAATAGGGTTTATTTTATCATGTGTAGGAGCAGCAATAGGACTGGGAAATATTTGGCTTTTTTCTTGGAAACTTGGAACATTTGGTGGAGGAGCTTTTCTTATTCCTTATTTTATATTTGTAATATTATTTTCATTTGTAGGATTGATTTCAGAAATATCATTTGGAAGAATGATGAAAAAAGGAGTTCTTGGTGTAGGGGAACTTATGAAAAAGAAAAATATACCTTTTAGTTCAGTTATATCTTGGGTGCCAGTTATTTCTGTTTCAGGAATATTTACTTTTTATGTAATTGTTTTTGGATGGGTAATAAAATATTTTATAATGTATCTTACAACAGATATGAATAGCATTAATTATGGTGAATATTTTAATAATTTTGCAGGGAGTAGCAGTTCTATAGTATGGCATATAACAGCAGCAATTTTAAGTATAGTTGTAATATCTTTTGGTGTTGTAAAAGGAATAGAGAAACTTAATAAAATTATTATGCCTCTTATGTTTATGATATTTATAGGTTTAGTATTTAAATCACTTTCTCTTCCAGGAGCAGCAGAAGGAGTAAAATACCTTTTAGTTCCAAGATGGGAGTTGCTTGCAAAACCTGTTACATGGATTATGGCCTTAGGGCAGGCATTTTTTACTGTAGGGTTAAGTGGATCAGCTCTTCTTGTATATGGAAGTTATTTAGATAAAGATATTGATATTCCAGCTAGTGTTTTTCATACATGTATATTAGATACTTGCGCAGCCTTACTTGCTGGGTTTATAATAATACCAGCAGCATTTGCTTTTGGATTTAAACCAGATGCAGGACCAAGTCTTTTATTTATAACACTGCCTGCTGTTTTTTCACAAATGACAGGAGGAAAGATTTTAGGAACGGTATTTTTCTTAAGTATAATATTTGCAGCTGTCTCTTCTGCTGTAAATCAATTAGAAGTTCCTGTAGAAGCTATAATGGAAAAATTTAATCTTTCAAGGAAGAAGGCAAGCTTTATTGTAGGAAGCGTTTTATTATTAATAGGTATACCTCTTGATATTAATATGAATCTTTTTGGGAAATTTGCAGATATAATGTCTGTATATATGATTCCCTTAGGAGCAGTATTTGTACTTGGATTTTATTTCTTTTTTGTAGGAAAAGAAAAAGTTATAAATGAAATTAATGAAGGATCTAAATATAAAATAGGAGCTTTTGTATTAAATGTAGGAAAATATATTTTCACTCCTGGCGTAATTATAATACTTATATTAGGATTTTGTTATGGAAGTATAGGATAG
- a CDS encoding PTS sugar transporter subunit IIA — protein MGLNRKDIDLLEEINGKILPLKYFAEKYSVSERNIRYSIDNINFYLRKENLDEIEIKKGSLVFSTDEKNLNFLIKNLDMVTYTFSQEERESYILTKYLFEENVTLKEIELFLNVSRTTIKKDLKNVEKQISYFELYFLRDGNKIEISGNEKKLRHLKLLKLLDYIEVKDKEIFIFSKKYLNEKIESQIIEKYINKYYEKNIPESIYEIEEKFGTEFPEQFKNIITLYLTVTIERMSNKYIINRKINSEFLKTLDEYKIIQKVLDKIIDIKLEYEMLHLLEYFLSGQYVNYFYENFFIAEKFINRLLRALEKDMNKKFSTSRELTEKLLKYLIPAIYRIKNNFKLYKNLEARKIKIDEKIFEKVKKAVSENNKYLLEPLRDEETVYIAECIESYLHYDNIKKISLKELTEIIKKNSLEANMENITEEIREKFDILIEDDINCKNENILPELLKINRIYLTEEELKFTEAVKIGINLLVKDGCAKDRMFVKLKDLAGNYGRYMFIEKGILFCYNTDNEDYLKEGLSVVISKNGIKVEEGEKGYVLFVLSIKNKREYLKIISELMDLSEKKIFLKNLIIAESNDEALEIILKSI, from the coding sequence ATGGGACTAAATAGGAAAGATATAGATTTATTAGAAGAAATAAATGGAAAAATTTTACCTTTAAAATACTTTGCAGAAAAATATTCTGTAAGTGAAAGGAATATAAGATACAGTATTGATAATATAAATTTTTATCTTAGAAAAGAAAATCTTGATGAGATAGAAATAAAAAAAGGAAGCCTTGTTTTTAGTACAGATGAAAAAAATCTTAACTTTCTTATTAAAAATCTTGATATGGTTACTTACACTTTTTCTCAGGAAGAAAGAGAAAGTTATATTCTTACTAAATATCTTTTTGAAGAAAATGTTACTTTGAAAGAGATAGAGTTGTTTTTAAATGTAAGCAGAACAACAATAAAAAAAGATTTAAAAAATGTTGAAAAGCAAATCTCATATTTTGAACTTTATTTTTTAAGAGATGGCAATAAAATAGAGATATCAGGAAATGAGAAAAAATTAAGACACTTAAAACTTTTAAAATTATTAGACTATATTGAAGTAAAGGATAAAGAAATTTTCATATTTTCTAAAAAATATCTTAATGAAAAAATTGAGAGTCAAATAATAGAAAAATATATAAATAAATATTATGAGAAAAATATACCTGAATCAATATATGAAATAGAAGAAAAGTTTGGTACAGAATTTCCTGAACAGTTTAAAAATATCATAACTTTGTATCTTACAGTAACTATTGAAAGAATGTCAAATAAATATATTATAAATAGGAAAATAAATAGTGAATTTTTAAAAACCTTAGATGAGTATAAAATTATTCAGAAAGTTCTTGATAAAATTATTGATATAAAACTTGAATATGAAATGTTGCATCTTTTAGAATATTTTTTAAGTGGTCAGTATGTAAACTATTTCTATGAAAATTTTTTTATTGCAGAAAAGTTTATTAATAGATTATTGAGAGCTCTTGAAAAAGATATGAATAAAAAATTTTCAACGAGCAGAGAACTTACAGAAAAACTTCTTAAATATTTAATTCCTGCTATTTATAGAATAAAAAATAATTTTAAATTATATAAGAATTTAGAAGCAAGAAAAATAAAAATAGATGAAAAGATATTTGAAAAAGTGAAAAAGGCTGTTTCAGAAAATAATAAATATCTTTTAGAACCCTTAAGAGATGAAGAAACAGTATATATAGCAGAATGTATTGAATCTTATCTTCATTATGATAATATAAAAAAAATTTCTTTAAAAGAATTGACAGAAATAATTAAGAAAAATTCACTTGAAGCGAATATGGAAAATATAACAGAAGAAATAAGAGAGAAATTTGATATTCTTATAGAAGATGATATAAATTGTAAAAATGAAAATATTTTGCCTGAACTTTTAAAAATAAATAGAATATATTTGACAGAAGAAGAATTAAAATTTACAGAAGCAGTTAAAATTGGGATAAATCTTCTTGTAAAAGATGGCTGTGCAAAAGACAGAATGTTTGTAAAATTAAAAGATTTGGCAGGAAATTATGGAAGATATATGTTCATAGAGAAAGGGATACTTTTTTGCTACAATACAGATAATGAAGATTATTTAAAAGAAGGTCTTTCAGTAGTAATTTCTAAAAATGGAATAAAAGTGGAAGAAGGAGAAAAAGGATATGTTTTATTTGTTTTGTCAATAAAAAATAAAAGAGAATATTTAAAAATAATTTCAGAGTTGATGGATTTATCTGAGAAAAAAATTTTTTTAAAAAATCTTATTATAGCTGAAAGTAATGATGAAGCATTGGAAATAATATTAAAATCAATATAG
- the malX gene encoding maltose/glucose-specific PTS transporter subunit IIBC: protein MAKKVSFWEFFQGLGKTFVLPVSLLAACGIMLGVGSSFASSVTAEILPFLKNPILNAFFNFMATIGSFAFSNLPVMFAIAIPLGLAKEDKGVAAFSGYVGFTISHLAVNFLLKTTGTLASPENMKEAGQAMVMGIQSIDTGVIGGLIIGIIVYKIHEKYRTISLPDFLGFWTGSRFVPLATAVIVGVVSLLIPFIWPFFNRMIIGIGHVISKSGPFGPFLFGAGEGLLRPFGLHHILVAMIRFTSAGGDAVVNGETVSGALTIFYKQFANGIFDPNVTKFLSQGKMPVYMFGLPAAALAMYTTARPENKRKIKGLLISGVVACAVGGITEPLEFIFLFLAPALYLFHCIMVGLGFMVMGILKVAIGNTDGNIIDFLVFGVLQGTKTKWYLVIAVGIVWFIIYYFVFKWAITKFNLKTPGREVMAEGKDAKLGGYDEEKLLKALGGKDNIVSLDNCLTRLRLVVKDMSLVDEKEIKDTGAVAVVKLDKTNLQVIIGPQVNVVKNKLEKLMSKM, encoded by the coding sequence ATGGCGAAAAAAGTTAGCTTTTGGGAGTTTTTCCAAGGATTAGGAAAAACATTTGTACTGCCTGTGTCTTTACTGGCAGCTTGTGGTATTATGTTAGGAGTAGGAAGTTCTTTTGCAAGTTCTGTTACAGCAGAAATTCTTCCGTTTTTAAAAAATCCTATATTAAATGCCTTCTTTAATTTTATGGCAACAATAGGTTCATTTGCATTTTCAAATCTTCCTGTAATGTTTGCAATAGCAATTCCTTTAGGACTTGCAAAAGAAGACAAAGGAGTTGCAGCTTTTTCTGGATATGTAGGATTTACAATATCTCATCTTGCTGTAAACTTTTTATTAAAAACTACAGGAACTTTAGCTTCTCCTGAAAATATGAAAGAAGCAGGACAAGCTATGGTTATGGGAATTCAAAGTATTGATACAGGAGTTATTGGAGGACTTATAATAGGTATTATTGTATATAAAATACATGAAAAATACCGTACAATTTCTCTTCCAGATTTCTTAGGATTCTGGACAGGTTCAAGATTTGTTCCTTTAGCAACAGCAGTTATTGTTGGTGTGGTAAGTCTTTTAATTCCTTTTATATGGCCTTTCTTCAACCGTATGATAATAGGAATAGGACATGTTATTAGTAAGTCAGGGCCATTTGGACCATTCCTTTTTGGTGCAGGAGAAGGACTTTTAAGACCGTTTGGATTACATCATATTCTTGTTGCAATGATTAGATTTACATCAGCAGGTGGAGATGCAGTTGTAAATGGAGAAACAGTTTCAGGTGCTCTTACAATATTCTATAAACAATTTGCAAATGGAATATTTGATCCAAATGTAACTAAGTTTTTATCACAAGGAAAAATGCCAGTATACATGTTTGGTCTTCCAGCAGCAGCTCTTGCAATGTACACTACAGCAAGACCTGAGAATAAAAGAAAAATAAAAGGACTTTTAATATCAGGAGTAGTTGCTTGTGCAGTTGGTGGAATAACAGAACCACTTGAATTTATATTCTTATTCCTTGCTCCAGCTCTTTACTTATTCCATTGTATTATGGTTGGACTTGGATTTATGGTAATGGGAATTTTAAAAGTAGCTATAGGTAATACAGATGGAAATATAATAGATTTCTTAGTATTCGGAGTTTTACAAGGAACAAAAACAAAATGGTATTTAGTAATAGCAGTTGGAATTGTATGGTTTATAATATACTATTTTGTATTTAAATGGGCAATAACTAAATTTAACTTAAAAACTCCTGGAAGAGAAGTAATGGCTGAAGGAAAAGATGCTAAACTTGGAGGATATGACGAAGAAAAACTTCTTAAAGCATTAGGAGGAAAAGACAATATTGTTTCTCTTGACAACTGTTTAACAAGATTAAGATTAGTTGTAAAAGATATGTCATTAGTAGATGAAAAAGAAATTAAAGATACTGGTGCAGTTGCAGTTGTAAAACTTGATAAAACAAATCTTCAAGTAATAATAGGACCTCAAGTTAATGTTGTTAAAAATAAATTAGAAAAACTAATGAGTAAAATGTAA
- a CDS encoding MalY/PatB family protein: MNFDDIKDRRGTYCTQWDYIKDRFGKEDLLPFTISDMDLESPDEIAEALIKRINHKIFGYSRWNHDDFKNAVTGWYEKRFNYIPDKEWIVYSPSVIYSVSKFIEMKTEKGDGVLINTPGYDGFFKMIEGNERKLISSPLKNVNGRYEVDFEDFEKKCDEAKVFLLCSPHNPVGKVWTEEELKKMIDICRKKNVFIISDEIHMDIVYNGKHIPILSLGGEYLENMILCTSASKTFNIPAFTGSYLFIPSEKDREEFLRILKNRDALSSPSILAVIATITAYNKCEYWVDELVKYTENNIRFTKEYLQKNIPELKCEVPQGSYFAWIDFSELDLPSEEFQRYLIDIGKVAVMPGLTYGEEGRYFLRFNVACSIKKVQDGLERILKAVEHIRNLKNI; the protein is encoded by the coding sequence ATGAATTTTGATGATATAAAAGACAGAAGAGGGACATACTGTACACAGTGGGATTATATAAAAGATAGGTTTGGAAAAGAAGATCTTCTTCCTTTTACAATATCAGATATGGATTTAGAATCTCCAGATGAGATAGCTGAGGCTCTTATAAAAAGAATCAACCATAAAATATTTGGATACAGCAGATGGAATCATGATGATTTTAAAAATGCTGTAACAGGATGGTATGAAAAAAGATTTAATTATATTCCTGATAAAGAGTGGATAGTTTATAGTCCAAGTGTAATTTATTCTGTATCTAAATTCATAGAGATGAAGACAGAAAAAGGTGATGGAGTTCTTATAAATACTCCTGGATATGATGGATTTTTCAAAATGATAGAAGGAAATGAAAGAAAACTAATATCTTCTCCTTTAAAAAATGTAAATGGAAGATATGAAGTTGATTTTGAAGATTTTGAAAAAAAATGTGACGAAGCTAAAGTATTTCTTTTATGCAGTCCTCATAATCCTGTAGGAAAAGTATGGACTGAAGAAGAACTGAAAAAAATGATTGATATATGCAGAAAAAAGAATGTTTTTATAATATCTGATGAGATTCATATGGATATAGTTTATAATGGTAAACATATTCCAATACTTTCTCTTGGAGGTGAGTATCTTGAGAATATGATTCTATGTACTTCTGCTTCAAAAACATTTAATATTCCAGCATTTACAGGTTCTTATCTTTTTATTCCATCTGAAAAAGATAGAGAAGAGTTTTTAAGAATTTTAAAAAATAGAGATGCTCTTTCTTCACCATCTATATTAGCTGTCATTGCAACTATTACAGCATATAATAAATGTGAATACTGGGTTGACGAGCTTGTAAAATATACTGAAAATAATATTAGATTTACAAAAGAGTATCTTCAGAAAAATATTCCTGAATTAAAATGTGAAGTTCCTCAAGGTTCATACTTTGCATGGATTGATTTTTCAGAACTTGATTTGCCAAGTGAGGAATTCCAGAGATATTTGATAGATATAGGTAAAGTTGCTGTTATGCCAGGTCTTACTTATGGAGAAGAAGGAAGATACTTCTTAAGATTTAATGTGGCATGCTCAATAAAAAAAGTTCAAGATGGGCTTGAAAGAATTTTAAAAGCAGTAGAGCATATAAGAAATTTAAAAAATATTTAA
- a CDS encoding septal ring lytic transglycosylase RlpA family protein: MKKGFLFMFFISQIIFAKTASWYGKGFEGKPTASGYIYSSKQLTCTSNSYPFGTVLKVTNKENNKSVIVVVTDRGSFSKKYGRDIDLSKRAFDEIADIGEGLIKVDIEVVNKNHTFKYKHGNPKFTKKEYKKFLK, from the coding sequence ATGAAAAAAGGTTTTTTATTTATGTTTTTTATTTCTCAAATTATTTTCGCTAAAACAGCCAGCTGGTATGGAAAAGGATTTGAAGGAAAACCTACAGCCAGTGGTTATATTTATAGTTCTAAACAGCTGACATGTACATCTAATAGTTATCCCTTTGGCACAGTTTTAAAGGTTACAAATAAAGAAAATAATAAATCAGTTATAGTTGTAGTGACAGACAGAGGATCTTTCAGTAAGAAATATGGAAGAGATATTGATTTAAGCAAAAGAGCATTTGATGAAATAGCAGATATAGGAGAAGGGCTTATAAAAGTAGATATTGAAGTAGTTAATAAGAATCATACATTTAAATATAAGCATGGTAATCCTAAGTTTACAAAAAAAGAGTATAAAAAATTTTTGAAATAA
- a CDS encoding sulfite exporter TauE/SafE family protein, translating to MFDVFFSEFNLQTFLFLSAACFAASFIDAIAGGGGLISVPAFVASGLPIHVAMGSNKMAASFSTLGSAVKYFTSGKINFSLMKYPMILGAIGAVLGACVVSNTSEEILEPLIFIMLLAVIIYTFANKNMGIKDEFQGATLKNTIFGSIMSFIVCFYIGFFGPGGGSFLLFGLLKVYKFDFIRASGNAKVLNLIANLAGLVAFIYYGNVSYLYSILVGVVMYIGAQCGAKYAIKKGSKFIRPFFLIVSLITIAKMAVEKFL from the coding sequence ATGTTTGATGTTTTTTTTAGTGAATTTAATTTACAGACATTTTTATTTTTGTCTGCTGCCTGCTTTGCAGCATCTTTTATAGATGCAATAGCAGGTGGAGGAGGGCTTATAAGTGTTCCTGCCTTTGTTGCTTCAGGACTTCCCATACATGTTGCAATGGGATCAAATAAAATGGCTGCAAGTTTTTCAACTTTAGGAAGTGCTGTGAAATATTTCACATCAGGAAAAATTAATTTTTCTCTTATGAAATATCCTATGATTTTAGGGGCTATCGGAGCTGTTTTAGGAGCTTGTGTAGTATCTAATACTAGTGAGGAAATACTTGAACCTCTTATTTTTATAATGTTGCTTGCTGTTATTATTTATACTTTTGCAAATAAAAATATGGGAATAAAAGATGAGTTTCAAGGAGCAACATTAAAAAATACAATTTTTGGAAGTATTATGTCTTTTATTGTATGTTTTTATATAGGTTTCTTTGGGCCAGGAGGAGGTTCATTTCTTTTATTTGGACTATTAAAAGTTTATAAATTTGATTTTATAAGAGCTTCTGGAAATGCAAAAGTTCTTAATCTTATAGCAAACCTTGCAGGACTTGTAGCATTTATATATTATGGAAATGTTTCATATCTTTATTCTATTCTTGTTGGAGTTGTAATGTATATAGGAGCTCAATGTGGAGCAAAATATGCAATAAAAAAAGGATCAAAATTTATAAGACCATTTTTCCTTATTGTTTCACTTATTACGATAGCCAAAATGGCCGTAGAAAAATTTTTATAA
- a CDS encoding recombinase family protein, protein MKYAVGYIRVSSERQVKEGQGLEIQEKSIRKYCKENNIELINIFSDEGISGAESLDKREGLAQAIEQIKSLSKTNKPVDYLIAQKLDRVARNTMLLGYLEFELTRVKCSIISSEQKFEDTPNGGLMKDIIVAFASFEKKMINMRTNSGKKNKLSKKLHTSGNIPIGYKSDGENIVINEDERPIIQFIFHERITGQSYRSISNDLKKIFNIALSYSSIKYILENTIYMGKFRQENTYIDVPNIISTSSFYRARKIGKK, encoded by the coding sequence ATGAAATATGCTGTTGGTTATATAAGAGTTTCCAGTGAACGGCAAGTAAAAGAAGGACAGGGGCTGGAAATTCAAGAAAAATCAATTAGGAAATATTGCAAAGAAAATAATATTGAACTTATAAATATATTTTCTGATGAAGGAATAAGTGGGGCTGAAAGCTTAGATAAAAGAGAAGGACTTGCTCAGGCAATTGAACAAATAAAATCTTTATCAAAAACAAATAAACCTGTTGATTACCTTATAGCACAAAAACTTGACAGGGTTGCTAGAAATACTATGCTTCTTGGATATCTTGAATTTGAATTAACAAGAGTCAAATGTTCTATAATATCTTCAGAACAAAAATTTGAAGATACACCAAATGGTGGACTAATGAAAGATATAATAGTTGCTTTTGCATCTTTTGAAAAAAAGATGATAAATATGAGAACAAATTCTGGTAAAAAAAATAAGCTCAGTAAAAAACTGCATACTTCTGGAAATATTCCAATAGGATATAAAAGTGATGGAGAAAATATTGTAATAAACGAAGATGAAAGACCTATTATTCAATTTATTTTTCATGAAAGAATCACTGGTCAGTCATACAGAAGTATATCTAATGATTTAAAAAAAATCTTTAATATTGCCCTTTCTTACAGCTCCATAAAATATATTTTAGAAAATACAATATATATGGGGAAATTTAGACAAGAAAACACATATATAGATGTACCTAATATCATAAGTACATCTTCTTTTTACAGAGCAAGAAAAATAGGAAAAAAATAA
- a CDS encoding ParA family protein has protein sequence MEGKKKELKSKKFRKNVMLEVDKDKDVKNLAKQRGEKESTIINEALGEYFSKRMSTKFIAFLNQKGGVGKSTSAQSVSIGLAKLNKRVLAIDVDPQGNFTKGLGAYEPEMPSVYEMLKGEISPEEAIISREGIDIIPADLRLSQFEYLELPGKEFLLKNRLSQFDFTKYDYVVFDCAPSFGKLNLGVLAMVHSIYVPIQTEYYAMEGVTQLIQTIEMGRNLLMNKELTLKGVFATMYDNRRNLDKAALDKIAEFFGDKLMNTKIRRNIKLAEAPARHESIFAYDPASNGAKDYINLTKEIIAREENDNEQ, from the coding sequence ATGGAAGGAAAGAAAAAAGAACTAAAAAGTAAGAAATTTAGAAAAAATGTAATGCTTGAAGTAGATAAAGATAAAGATGTTAAAAATCTTGCTAAGCAAAGAGGAGAAAAAGAATCTACAATAATCAATGAAGCTTTAGGAGAATATTTTTCAAAAAGAATGTCTACTAAATTTATAGCATTTCTTAATCAAAAAGGAGGAGTTGGAAAATCTACTTCTGCTCAAAGTGTTTCTATAGGACTTGCTAAATTAAATAAAAGAGTTCTTGCTATTGATGTTGACCCTCAGGGAAACTTTACTAAAGGTTTGGGAGCTTATGAACCTGAAATGCCAAGTGTGTATGAAATGCTTAAGGGAGAAATTTCTCCAGAAGAAGCTATAATTTCAAGAGAAGGTATTGATATTATTCCAGCAGACCTTAGATTATCACAATTTGAATATCTTGAATTACCAGGAAAAGAATTTTTATTAAAAAATAGATTATCACAATTTGATTTTACAAAATATGATTATGTTGTATTTGACTGTGCCCCAAGTTTTGGAAAATTAAATTTAGGTGTTCTTGCTATGGTTCATTCTATTTATGTTCCTATTCAGACAGAATATTATGCAATGGAAGGTGTAACTCAGCTTATACAGACAATTGAAATGGGAAGAAATCTTTTAATGAATAAAGAGCTTACTCTAAAAGGTGTGTTTGCTACAATGTATGATAACAGAAGAAATCTAGATAAAGCAGCGCTAGATAAGATAGCTGAATTTTTCGGAGATAAACTTATGAATACAAAAATAAGAAGAAATATAAAACTTGCTGAAGCACCAGCAAGACATGAATCAATTTTTGCATATGATCCTGCATCTAATGGTGCAAAAGATTATATTAATCTGACTAAAGAAATAATAGCCAGAGAGGAGAATGACAATGAGCAGTAA
- a CDS encoding ParB/RepB/Spo0J family partition protein: MSSKKNDFFKDMSIDQYKNLGAKVSENVEMMTGNPFGNSSVKMENIPGASLVNFTKDILDNIDLSDKKYILREKNFEELKDDEGIEGLSSSIYEVGLINPVYIQKKENGKYRIISGYRRTAAIKTGYINYGDDYSFDGKVVIIPENYSADDLEVFQINENTHREDLSILELAYRFHVASEKRKVTIEELGDEYNMSSRQVKRIKGSLNYPVPVKRYINELKLTKAEEINKLIKALNLPEEKMEEYILKVKDFSRDEMRAELKRIKANEEKPLIDVKYGIKFSSIKINESLTEEQLKEITEMIAEQINKFKK; the protein is encoded by the coding sequence ATGAGCAGTAAAAAAAATGATTTTTTTAAAGATATGTCAATAGATCAGTATAAAAATCTTGGAGCAAAAGTATCAGAAAATGTAGAGATGATGACTGGTAATCCATTTGGAAACAGCAGTGTAAAAATGGAAAATATTCCTGGTGCTTCTCTTGTAAATTTTACAAAAGATATTTTAGATAACATAGATTTAAGTGATAAAAAATATATTTTAAGAGAAAAGAATTTTGAAGAATTAAAAGATGATGAAGGAATAGAAGGACTTTCTTCAAGCATTTATGAAGTTGGACTTATAAATCCTGTTTATATCCAAAAAAAAGAAAATGGAAAATATAGAATAATTTCAGGATACAGAAGAACAGCTGCAATCAAAACTGGTTATATTAATTATGGAGATGATTACTCTTTTGATGGAAAAGTTGTTATTATTCCTGAAAATTATTCAGCAGACGATCTTGAAGTATTTCAGATTAATGAAAATACACATAGAGAAGATTTATCTATTCTTGAACTTGCCTACAGATTCCATGTTGCCAGTGAAAAAAGAAAAGTTACAATAGAAGAGCTTGGAGATGAATACAATATGAGCTCAAGACAGGTAAAAAGAATAAAAGGAAGTCTTAATTATCCTGTTCCTGTAAAAAGATATATAAATGAACTAAAGCTTACAAAGGCTGAAGAGATAAATAAACTTATAAAAGCTTTAAATCTTCCTGAAGAAAAAATGGAAGAGTATATTTTAAAAGTAAAAGATTTTTCCCGTGATGAAATGAGAGCAGAATTAAAAAGAATCAAGGCAAATGAGGAAAAACCTCTTATTGATGTAAAGTATGGAATAAAATTTTCAAGTATTAAGATTAATGAAAGCCTTACAGAAGAGCAACTTAAAGAAATAACAGAAATGATAGCAGAGCAAATAAATAAATTTAAAAAATAA
- a CDS encoding glucosaminidase domain-containing protein produces the protein MKVIKIKKLERKKIEKNIFMFLVLFIFFLFTIISYGSQKDLKNQADNFLSASKTITKVKYDKIVVNSLDDIYKERDGLFVFSDINIDLRNLSPVKRKDVFIKLLLPSIEVVQQEVLNNREIVKKLKIKKELTENEKQYAEKLFKKYKTEYGKWEELESKMIVYPASLILTQGAIESAWGTSRFFREGNNAFGVWSTNPNEPRIAAKGSRGDFTPHLKKYDTLKDTVEDITLIISRSSAYSNARKMIWEGKSPYEIAGGLLKYSEEGHEYVKKVRSTLKYNNFQKYDEIF, from the coding sequence ATGAAAGTAATAAAAATTAAAAAGTTAGAAAGAAAAAAGATTGAAAAAAATATTTTTATGTTTTTGGTTTTATTTATTTTTTTTCTGTTTACAATAATAAGTTATGGAAGTCAGAAAGATTTAAAAAATCAAGCTGATAACTTTCTCTCTGCTTCAAAAACAATAACTAAAGTAAAATATGATAAAATTGTTGTAAATAGTCTTGATGATATTTATAAGGAAAGAGATGGTTTATTTGTATTTTCAGATATTAATATTGATTTAAGAAATCTTTCTCCTGTTAAAAGAAAAGATGTTTTTATAAAGCTTCTTCTGCCTTCTATAGAAGTAGTACAACAAGAAGTTCTTAACAATAGAGAAATTGTAAAAAAATTAAAAATTAAAAAAGAACTTACAGAAAATGAAAAACAGTATGCAGAAAAACTTTTTAAAAAATATAAAACAGAATATGGAAAGTGGGAGGAACTAGAATCTAAAATGATAGTATACCCAGCCTCTCTTATTTTAACACAAGGAGCTATAGAAAGTGCTTGGGGGACTTCAAGATTTTTCAGAGAAGGAAATAATGCTTTTGGAGTCTGGTCTACAAATCCTAATGAACCAAGGATAGCTGCCAAAGGATCAAGGGGTGATTTTACTCCTCATCTAAAAAAATATGATACATTAAAAGATACTGTTGAAGATATAACACTTATTATTTCCCGTTCATCTGCTTATTCAAATGCAAGAAAAATGATATGGGAAGGAAAATCACCTTATGAAATTGCAGGAGGGCTTCTTAAATATTCAGAAGAAGGACATGAATATGTAAAAAAAGTAAGAAGTACTTTAAAATATAATAATTTTCAAAAATATGATGAAATTTTTTAA